A genomic segment from Arcobacter acticola encodes:
- a CDS encoding ABC transporter substrate-binding protein has product MRLKSIFKSAIISTLMISSALQAKPAYVATTAIVEHPALDAVRDGIKQTLNDNGYTGDNLKFTYESAQGKPEIAAQIARKMVGDNPDIIVAIATPSAQATVSTNSSIPVVFSAVTDPIAAKLVPTLEKPGGNVTGLSDMANVKEHLELIKEFVPNLKAVGIPYNPGETNSVSMLAAIKVEAEKMGIKIVESAAPKSSDVMIAAKQLIGKVDAIYCPIDNTIISAVESVVKVGIDAQIPVFAGDTDTVARGAVAAVGYDYFDLGRQTGDIVVRILKGERPGSIDVKMAKGTNLFVNPKMAKKMGIKIPEAVLSRATKIIE; this is encoded by the coding sequence ATGAGATTAAAATCGATTTTTAAAAGTGCAATTATATCAACGTTAATGATAAGTTCTGCACTTCAAGCTAAACCTGCTTATGTTGCAACGACTGCAATAGTTGAGCATCCAGCATTGGATGCTGTAAGAGATGGAATCAAACAGACATTAAATGACAATGGATATACGGGAGATAATCTTAAGTTCACATATGAAAGTGCTCAAGGAAAACCAGAAATTGCAGCACAAATTGCACGTAAAATGGTAGGTGATAATCCAGATATAATTGTTGCAATTGCAACACCATCTGCACAAGCTACCGTTTCAACTAATAGTTCAATTCCTGTTGTATTTTCAGCTGTAACAGATCCAATTGCTGCGAAACTTGTACCTACTCTTGAAAAGCCAGGTGGGAATGTTACTGGATTATCAGATATGGCAAATGTTAAAGAGCATCTTGAGTTAATTAAAGAATTTGTTCCAAATTTAAAAGCCGTAGGAATTCCATATAATCCAGGTGAAACAAACTCAGTTTCAATGCTTGCTGCTATTAAAGTAGAAGCTGAAAAAATGGGAATCAAAATTGTAGAATCTGCAGCTCCAAAATCATCTGACGTTATGATTGCAGCTAAACAATTAATTGGTAAAGTTGATGCTATTTACTGCCCAATTGATAATACTATTATTTCAGCTGTTGAATCAGTTGTAAAAGTTGGTATAGATGCACAAATTCCAGTTTTTGCTGGAGATACAGATACTGTTGCACGTGGAGCAGTTGCTGCTGTTGGTTATGATTATTTTGATTTAGGTCGTCAAACTGGAGATATTGTTGTTCGTATCTTAAAAGGCGAAAGACCAGGTTCTATTGATGTTAAGATGGCTAAAGGTACTAATTTATTTGTTAATCCAAAAATGGCTAAAAAAATGGGAATTAAAATTCCAGAAGCAGTACTTTCTCGTGCTACTAAAATTATTGAATAA
- a CDS encoding ABC transporter permease has protein sequence MSLYAFLGTLEIGLIYGLVAIGVYLTFRILDFPDLTVDGSFTLGAAVTATLIVTGFNPYLSTLLGTLAAASAGLVTAWLNLRFNILHLLASILTMTALYTINLRVMGKPNVALIMEPTVLTPFESLGIPAMYMKVIFVGFCAIIAGLLVAWFLYTQYGLAMRAVGSNKRMAQANGIVVNEKVYVGLALSNGLVGLAGALFAQTNGFADSTMGIGTIVVGLAAVIIGESLFGSRSLLIIVMSCILGSILYRLAVSMALNSDFLGFQASDLNLITAVLVTLSLIFPKLRSEWKAKKAKVKGKEI, from the coding sequence TTGTCACTTTATGCTTTTTTAGGAACACTAGAAATAGGTTTAATTTATGGTTTAGTTGCAATAGGAGTTTATCTTACATTTCGTATTTTAGACTTCCCTGATCTTACAGTTGATGGAAGTTTTACACTGGGAGCTGCTGTAACAGCAACTTTAATCGTTACTGGGTTTAATCCTTATTTATCTACATTATTAGGAACACTTGCGGCGGCAAGTGCTGGATTAGTAACTGCTTGGTTAAATCTTCGTTTTAATATTCTTCATCTTTTAGCTAGTATTCTTACTATGACAGCTTTATATACTATTAATCTTCGTGTTATGGGTAAGCCTAATGTTGCGTTAATTATGGAACCAACTGTATTAACTCCATTTGAGAGTTTAGGGATTCCTGCTATGTATATGAAGGTTATATTTGTTGGATTTTGTGCCATAATTGCTGGTTTATTAGTAGCTTGGTTTTTATATACTCAATACGGTTTAGCAATGCGTGCGGTAGGTTCAAATAAACGAATGGCTCAGGCAAATGGAATTGTAGTTAATGAAAAAGTATATGTAGGACTTGCTTTATCTAATGGATTAGTTGGGCTTGCAGGTGCTTTATTTGCACAAACTAATGGTTTCGCTGATTCAACAATGGGAATAGGAACAATTGTCGTTGGTTTGGCTGCTGTTATTATTGGAGAATCTCTATTTGGTAGCCGGTCACTTTTAATTATTGTAATGAGCTGTATACTTGGATCTATTTTATACAGACTAGCAGTTTCTATGGCACTAAATTCAGATTTCCTAGGATTTCAAGCTTCTGATTTAAATCTAATTACAGCAGTTCTTGTTACATTATCTTTAATCTTTCCAAAATTACGTAGTGAATGGAAGGCAAAAAAAGCCAAAGTAAAAGGAAAAGAAATATGA
- a CDS encoding ABC transporter ATP-binding protein, with protein sequence MIKCENLHVTFNHGLATEKLALRGIDLTIPSGQFVTVIGSNGAGKSTLLNTIAGDIETTHGHIFFNDREVTNLPATGRTKDIARVFQDPLAGTCGDLTVEENMALAYGRGQKGSLSLALNNQLRKIFQEQLSRLNLGLENRLNSQMGLLSGGQRQSVSLLMSALQPSSILLLDEHTAALDPKTAALIMDISAQIIKEKSLTVMMVTHSMRQALDYGSRTIMLHEGKIIFDLEGKERSNYEVKDLLNLFALARKDGEELDDDKLLLDS encoded by the coding sequence ATGATCAAATGTGAAAATTTACATGTTACCTTTAATCATGGTTTAGCAACAGAAAAACTAGCCTTGCGTGGAATTGATTTAACTATTCCAAGTGGTCAATTTGTTACTGTTATTGGCTCAAATGGTGCAGGTAAATCAACTCTACTTAATACTATTGCAGGTGATATTGAAACAACTCATGGACATATCTTTTTTAATGATAGAGAGGTAACAAATTTACCTGCAACTGGTCGTACTAAAGATATAGCACGTGTATTTCAAGATCCACTGGCAGGAACTTGCGGTGATTTAACAGTAGAAGAAAATATGGCACTTGCATATGGGCGTGGACAAAAAGGTTCTTTATCTTTGGCCTTAAATAATCAATTACGAAAAATCTTTCAAGAGCAGTTAAGTAGACTAAATCTTGGTCTCGAAAATAGATTGAATTCTCAAATGGGACTTTTATCTGGAGGACAACGTCAATCTGTTTCTTTATTAATGTCTGCATTACAACCAAGTAGTATTTTACTCTTAGATGAGCATACAGCTGCACTTGATCCTAAGACAGCTGCTCTTATTATGGATATTTCTGCACAAATTATTAAAGAAAAGTCATTAACGGTAATGATGGTAACTCACTCAATGCGTCAAGCATTGGATTATGGCTCTCGTACAATCATGCTACATGAAGGTAAAATCATCTTTGATTTAGAGGGGAAAGAACGATCAAACTATGAAGTTAAAGATTTACTTAATTTATTTGCACTTGCACGTAAAGATGGTGAAGAATTAGACGATGATAAATTATTATTAGATAGTTAA